The DNA segment AATATCTTTGATCTAACGTGCACTGAATCTTTGTTCACAGAACTATTTCATACAGAAAGGTCACATGTTCGTGGCTTGAAAGTATTAGACCAAATATTCTATCAACCAATGAAGGAAGCTGCCGTATTACCTCAGGACCAAATCCAGCTTTTGTTTTCCAATTTAGAAGAAATGTTAGTCTATCACTCCGGGTTTAATAATTGTATGAAGGCGAAACGACGGGAAACCCCTGTAGTTGGTGATATTGGTGATCTCCTTTTAGATATGGTAAGTATTTTTATCTGTTCAGGTAAATATGAGAATCCCTGCCAAAAAAGACGAATGGTATATGTATTTTATGCAAACGCAAGTGTTTGATGGCTACCGTGTATATCAGTTGCAGTTTCTCAAAAGTTCTGCTTTTTTTTCCAACGGAAAATGCCAACTCACATACATGAAACCAGCTTTCACGCTTAAGACCTGAATACAAACTGAATCCATTGTATTTTCACCAGAAATTTTTCTAACAGAAGAGAACACATAGAAAGAAGCCCGCAAACCAGTGGAAGCTTTCTAGCTCTCAGTATATTTTGATGGTAAAGGATGATCATAggttttcataaatttcatcgTCAGGTCAATTCAGAAATTGGGTGATTCAGTCAGGTAGGGAGCCTGGTATTCGTGATTGAGCAGAGtatgaaagaaggaacggagaggcTAAATTAGGAGGAAAAGTGGGTTAGAAGAGGATTGAGAATAATATGTGATGCAATTTCCTTTTAAGTGTGCAGACGAGCTCCTTTTTGCACTGGTAAAATCTGAAGATTCATGGAGATGTTGAAAGAGAATCAACAAATACGGGAAAGGAATGGCGATGATCTTTGTACCAGCTGAAGCAACATTCTGTGTGTGAGGGCCAGGCTAGAacgccaaaaaattgaaagagaagatGTGTATTTCTTCTGCTGTGAATAAGAGCGTTAGAAAGTAATGCTCATGTTCAACTGCAAATATCTTAGCTCTTATGTGACCAATGCACCTAATTTTTTGGTTGTGGCCTAGTGATGGATTTtatgataaaatattaaatgtTCATCGAAATAAAACATGCAGTGTTCCTTTCTAGAAGTGCATCAACTAGTTTACAATTAAAAGCGAAGCATGCAAGAAAGTCTGCAATGTTACAGCTCGAGATATGTAGGCTCCAGGTTTAGCACTCatcatatttatttatattgattttacttttattgattttattttttagcattATATACAGTCCCCTTGATGTTAAAACAGACTATGGTGAGTTCTTTTGACCAAGAGGATCAAACCTATGATTTTAATAGACTGTCAATGAAATCGCATGCTCACCAGATACATTACTTGGCAGGAAATTCTACTTTTTTGTTTCTTGTCATTTATCTGAAactaattttgatttgttcttctATTTCAGTTTGATGGTGCGGAAggtgaaaactttcaaaaagcAGCAGCAGTTTTCTGTTCTAGGCAACAAATAGCATTAGAAGCTTTGAAAGAGCGAAGAAGGaaagatccaaaattaaataGTTTTTTAACGGATGCTGAAGGCAATCCAATGTGTAGGAGATTACAACTTAAAGATATTATTCCAACCGGAATGTTAAGGTTAGCAtcgttgcgatttttttacggaaaaaatttcacttttacaCTTTAAAGTCTCATAATGTCATTTGAACTCTTCCTGCAAGGAAATAGAatattattccattttttaagTATTCGAAAATtagtcaatttaaaaaaaaaagaaaagaaaaagtactgcaaaCAGATGGCAGTTTGAAGCATGTGTTTTTAAATAAAGCTGGTGTTTTTGCAACCGTGCATTTTAATTCAGCATAGAGCTGAATACCTCAAAATAGAGAGAAAACCTCATCCCAAGCACATTTTTTCCTGTATGAAACATGTTTTTCAGTGCAATGCTAGTTACAGCCTCTATCGTTAAGTTTTGAATTGTACACTGAGATGTATAATATGACTTCAAAATCACCATATTTCTGCATGTGATATGTTCATTAAACTGCAATATGTTTTTGCAGTAACAATGCCTTTCCAGGGCTTTTGCTGAGCTGTTTAATTGCTCACAAGATAGCAGCATTAGGTTTGCTAGCTGCAATAGCTGTATGCCCATTGCTTGGTTTGGTTTTCATGAATTACTCTGAGAGAAGAAGCAAAACGTCAGGACAAGCTGTGCTGCGTTGATGATGAGTCCTATTAGACTTGAAATCTTGTCTGCAGTTTCCTGCCTGGCTAGTCGTAACTAGTATTGCACCAACCAACAGAATTTTTGGGGTAAAAATCATGTTTGGATGAGCTTTTTCACACTGTTGTGAGGTTTTTAGTTATATCCTGAATTATAATGCTTGATAGCAAAATCACAATGTAACTCTATCTAACAAATTTTAGAATAGAAACCAAAGTCCTCGTCTAACTATTTGCTTAACTTTAAAGTATATAGAGGCAAATTTAATTCATGTCACTTAAGTTCTGACCTTTCACTATGTAGTAACATTAGAAACATCTCAGAATTTTTTATGTAAGTCTACTTACTTTTGTGATCTCCAAGAATGGAATCTCTCATGAGAGGTCAAGAATAAGTTCACCGGAAGGAAGAGAATATTAAGCTTAGTTATGGATTAAGACAAAATTGAAGAGGAATTTTTGAAGGAGAGGTTTACGATGAGGCAGAAGATAggacaaaattttccagagcACCTCTGTTTGGAGGAAAATTGCTCTGTGTGCTTTTTTTATCCATCAGTCAATCCTACGACACAAAAGAATCAAATCTTCTTTTAACTGCAGTTGCGATAGTCTATGGAAAAAGGGATCTCATTCAGtgcggcaaaaaaattagaattcagATATTGATGCCACTTCAAAGAGGAGTATTTGACGTGTGTTTTGGTACCTATGAAACAAACCACCATTATGTCAGATTGAAGTTATCATGGTATGGAATTTCAAAGATACCGAATTCACCAGTTTCTTTAATGCTTTTCTactgcagaaaaaaaattcagagctcTGTTAACGAGTCAAATTTTTTATCTTCACCTTTGACAATGGAAGGGAAGTTTTAAGATAGTTTccgaagcttttttttttactcaaaaacaaatttacatTCTAGATAATTTTCTTATCCAGTTGAAGGTTCGCAAAAACCGTAATAATATCAGTCTTAAGAatgtaaattgtatttttaaatcTTAAGTGATGAAGGTGCTGTAAAAATTTTAgcataagaatatttttctaaaggctgacttgttgaccattttgactTGTATTAACAAAAATATCCTCTGGAATTCATCACTAATAATTTGTCCCATTATTGTTGCAGGTTAACCAAATATCCCCTTCtatttgaaaatctagcaaaataCACAAGAATGGAGCGAAGTGAAGAAGAAATGCGGATGGTCCTGCGTGCTTTAGAAAGGAgtaaagaaattttaaattatgttaATCAGGCTGTCAGAGAAGCAGAGGATCAACATCGGTTAGCAGATATACAGAGAAAACTGGATAAAACGTCATTCGATAAAGCCGACCATCCAATGGTTGCAGAATTCAAGGTATCCCACTTCTGTCGTACTTCATCTATTAGTAACTACTCTGAGGGCAGTGACCTCAAAATGAACTATTTGGCTGCTCTGCGCCATTTCATTAACTTATGCATGGTGCAGCACTTGTCACTGACCATTCCTGAGTTTACATGCTGTCCTCTTAATTCTACCGCTACTCATAAGATCAAGACAACATGCAATTTTATAGCTCCCAATGTGCGTATCGCTCCCGTCTAAATGGGGCAGCCATGAAGTTTTCCATGACATGGAAGGGTAAGTTCAAATGTGCTGCCCTATCTGGATTGATACTAATTGCAGAATGGGGGCCAAAAATTGATATAATGATTCTTCATCGGGTGATTGAATATTCTGTGTTTTACTGACTCATCCAGCCGCAAAAAAATCCCGGGAGCCCATCGCCTAACAATCGTTGAACCTGTGGGATTCTAATGGTTTTAGGGCATAGTGTAAGAGCTACAAGGAAGGCAACTGTCTTACTctcctgtaaaattttgcaTGGTCACTTTTCTGAGCATAGTTGCTTATAGCATGGAGCTTCAAACTGAACTCGAACAAATGAGAGTGGTATCGGTGCAGAATATCTATGATCACTAAATTTTAGAAACGGCTTGCTTCAGTGATGATTGCCTGCCACTCTGTGTAGGCTGATGTGTCGTAAATGGCCTAATAGATATGTCTAAAGTATGATACAGTTGCGCTACAGAGAAAAAAGAGCGGAAAATAGTGGTTTGCTAGTCGCCACGTTTgtctataattattttttccgtctgCTGGCTTGCTGGGGATGGCATGAGTCACATCTGGAAGTATATTACTGGGCCTTATGAGACAGCATTGCGGTGAAAATGTTGAAGGCGGATTTAGATTGCTTGCAACAACTGCTGCTGAGAATCTGAATAAGTTTTAATTTATATCTACATGTTGTTGACATACGTAAGAGCGCTGAATGTACATGAAGAAAATGGTTAAAGTTTAAGTTtaccaaaattgaaaaaaatcatattttgcaGTGAGTTGTGGTATTCCTCAGTCAAGGAGAAGTTGATTCGACAAACCAGCCTCTGCTTTTTATTTTCGCCAATATTGTTATTTTCTTAGTATCCAAAATAATAAGTCCcttaaaactcaaatttcaaaatcttgaaaatctctttCAAAGCTTATACTAGGTTtagaaaagtataaaaaaaagcTTGATTGACTTTGGCCTGGACCTAAGAAACCACATTCGTAGAGTTCCATGAATTCATGTATAGTGTTGAACCAAAACTAACGGAAATGCACCAAGTCGCATCAAGTGTGAACTGAGAAGAGAAGGTTTgaggttttattcctccataagactcaatttTAAGGACAACTTTTAACAActattttaatgtttaaaatgttatttctttgaatattccaaaggaaaaaattcacaattagTTGAATTTACAACCACTCATAACTTATTTTTTCCCCCCCTAACTGTGACTTAGTgcgtttttgtttgtttttgttccaTTCATTTAGTTGCTTCTCTTTCTTgaacatcaaattttaaactaatattcattttccaaattagaGAGGAAACCTCAAATGTGAAGTCTTCCTTCATTTGTTTCtagtttatttctttatttgttGTCTTGTCTAATTTTCTGAGtctaattttaccattttggTTATTTTTACAGTCATTAGATTTAACAAAACACCGACTGATCCACGAAGGTGTTCTGAACTGGCGAATAGGTGGGAATAGACAAAAAGTGATAGAATTACATGTCGTACTCCTAGAAGATATGATAATTTTGCTTCAGCGGCAAGATGAAAAATTCGTGCTGAAATTCCACAACACTAACAGTGGTGGTTACCTTAGTCCTGTTATTAAAGTTTCTCATGTTCTTGTCAGGCATAATGCTGttggtgagttttttttttcacttcatcgCTCGCTTTTAGctctttatctctttttttaatctcttttttCCTCTGGTCGGTAACTTTTCTAACCGAAGATTTCTCaggtagaaaatatttttaatgtgaTAAAAGTTATAGGTAAATCTTTGTGGCAGGGGGTGAGAAAATTCATGTAGGCTACAAATGTCATGTACTTGGTAATTATTAGAGGACGTGTTACCATCACATTTAGACATGGCATTTAGTATCCACAAGGtgacaattgaggagctttacggaaaaagggcacatagcaaaaaatcgcgtttgagaaaaatgcattttaagtttccatcattactttCTGACCACTGATGGTAACTtacatcgcagcttggactcctGATTCTGAACACAAGTCACAGTCAATGGCCATAGAGTAATGATGGAAATTTCAAATGTATTTCTCTCAAACGCAaatttttgctatgtgccctttttccggataGCTCCTCAATTTGAGGCAAGctgaaacttttttgttttaaaacaaaGTTAAAAATCTCTGGGTCTGAGTTTAAAGAGATTTTTCAGAAAGTTAACCAAAAATCGTCagtggagaaagaaagaaacaaaacaattttaaggaataacaAAATTGATAGCCTAGAATTTAGCACAGTTATTTTATCACttggtgataggtcaaaatgtccaaaaaaaaatatccaaaagtcaaaatgtccaaaccctggatgctcaaaaatctaaaaaggccaaatatcagtaatgtccagcagacaaataagtccaaaagtaggcAAACGTCCAAATGTGAGATTAGGCATTGGTTGAGTTGTCATTGGAGTTTTGGGTGCAGCTTTGCAAGCTGTTCGTGAATGCAGCCATAGAAACAGATGCGTCGGATAATGGAGAGATGCAGGTGAGGAAAAAATGGTGATACAATTTTTCATGAGCGCAGGCCaattcttacttttaaaaatgcattaatgatttattttccaaattttaagtgGAATTGACAAACATAACAAACATGGCTAATATTACCCCGTTTGGCatgaaaagcaaaaaataaaaaataataataaaaaaaaagttattcttGTCTATAACAACAAATAGTTAGTACCTATATAATTACTCTTTCCATATTTGGACATTCgcctacttttggacttatttgtctgctggacattactgatatttggcctttttaaatttttgggcattcagggtttggacattttgacttttggacatttttttttggacattttgacctattacCTATCACTTTTGACTCCTCTTGGAATCGTTCGAGATGGAATTTGGATCAATAGATTTTTTGAGTAATTAATTAAAATGTGGTCTCAGGAGTCTTTGGGATTGAGAATTCATTTTATGACTAGGTAAAAGACAATTAGACCATTTACTCTATTTTTACTACAttattccaaaaaatttggTGAGTCAAGCtcacagtaaatttttaaaatatttatactAACTgcatcccacagaaaaattgattgaaaaatacaGACGTTGGGGTAGTGAAAAGAAGTAGTTAAACTGCTCGCTCAAATTTACTGACAAATCACATTTTGACCAGGATCGTGCCTGAATTCGTAGCAGAAAAATCAATGATCGAGTGCGTATGgtcaattaaaaatttgagacAAGGCGTGTTGAGCTGAggtaaaatatcttaaaaacgattacgtttcatttagccacggctcatttagccacgtggcaaaatgcaacaaaaaatgttgcatcttgCCACAGATTTTAGGTGCTATGTGGctaaacgaaacaagaaaaattagtgtggcaaACGTGGCAAAGTGCAACAAAAtatgttgcagttagccacatGGCCAAAGGATAAAACCAAGTATCTACATTGCAGCGTTACCGAAACTAATCGAAACGAACTTgacctagcctaacctaacctaacctaacctaacctaacctaacctaacctaacctaacctaacctaacctaacataatataacctaacctaaccttacctaacctaacctaacataacctaacctaacctaaccttacctaacctaaccttacctaacctaacctaacctaaccttacctaacatAACCTTACCTCACCTAATGACCTAATCTAAGGAAGGAGATCTGGACGCATGTGGTCAATAATTCCTCCGGATACAAAGActgtggctaactgcaacaatttttgttgcatttagccacactaatttttcttgtttcatttagccacacagcacccagagtttgtggcaatttgcaataatttttgttgcagttcgccacgtggctaaatgagccgtggctaaatgaaCAGATACCCTTAAGAACCTAACAAGGTAATCCCTCCCATGCTTAGTGATTcatcaaattgaaataaatgtATCAAagcgaagattttttttttttggtacctATCTCTCGTGTTTCTGACCAaagtttttctcctctttttcagaCAAAAAAGCTTTATATTTAGTTAATACCTCTCACAATAATGCTCAGATATATGATCTCGTCGCTTCATCTTCCTCAGAGCGGAAAACGTAAgttatttcaaagttttctgGCTTTTATCATCGTTCATGTGAGCTTCAATCTACTGAAAATTGGCATGCACAGACTCCATAAGAAGGTTGCAGATCGGAGGAAAAATTGATGTTTATCATTGCATaataaaattaaggaagtttcaACATCTAAAGAAAATGACAAAACCTGGAGTAATTTGCAATATGGTGGCAGCTTGGAACGAAACCCAATCTTTTCCTCTCAACTTTTCCGTATAAAGTTTGGTGTTAAAAGTCGGAAGTCTCACGtcgaaaaaaaggagataaCCGGAGGAAAAATGAATCAGAAATATCTTTCAAGATCTGGTACTTTTACTCCTATgtcctctcattttttcttgtGTACAAAGAATTTAGTCAATTGGAATTGCCAAAGTATGattaatcatttatttttggaatACAGAAGGAAACCTGataattcaataaaataaacttgTAATATCAGCTAAACATCCTATGGTGCTCTAATGAAGGTTCCTAATCAgctcatttttaccaaagttCAAAACTAAGTACCCCTCTTGAATAATTATCCAGTAATTGTTAATTGCCCTCAAGACTGTAACATtacaaattcaagaaaattttactcttttacTCTTTGCTCTGTGACCAATTTTCTAATGATTGGTGTTCAATTGCATGCTcttacttattttattatgtgtaacaTTGATCTATAATTTTAGGGTTTGACATTTTCTTTCTCGAGTTACATAGTGATGTAACATAAAATTTGTTCTTAGAATGATCCTATAAATTTCACGTCTAGCCAATCGGTgataaattccaaaaaattgattatttctAAAGCGACATAGCGCGTGGTTTTTGTTCTTTCTGCTTGAACAATCTGCGTGTTTAAGTTCCGCGTTAAATCTAAAACCATTATGAGCAATTTTACAATAGAAGTATCGGtcttgaactttttaaaatatCCTACCGTACATTATTATCTTTTTTGCTTTCTGAACATAATCAGAAGAAATTCTTGTCTTAAAAACATTCATTtactcttttattttattttattcttttgctaCCTTGAGCAATAACCATCGCACTTGTACTCCATTTCATAGAGTTCCATCATCAACTTCCTAAACATTTTCCAAATTGGTTCAGACTGGGTGCCACCACTTGCGGTTTTATTCGAGTTCTCGtacaacaatttttgttgacaTTGAATTTGGTGTTTTTCATGTTCTGTCAAAGAACATTATAGAATCATACAACTCAAACAGAAATGTACAAATGAGTTAAATGTCATgctttctcctttctttctctctctttttccatcCTACAATAAAACGTGATAGAAACGTGACTGGATTTTTGCCCGACACCTGGCACTTATGATTATTTATGTGCCACCCACAAAATTTGTcccttctttcatttttttctcttcctcctttctctttttgtctctttctgACTTTTCTATAACATTGATTCAGGCATTTTGGAACGTCTAACATCTTTTCGTCCAATCATTCCCACGTTTTTCTACATGTTTACTAAATACTCTGCCTACAGACACAATTTGAATTGTCGGTTAcgcataatttatttttaagtactTTATCAAATCTTTTAAACTTGTCACTAGGAAGCCACTTTATTTTCTGCTCTGAACtaaaccttgaaaattttcattcaattgCGCATTGGTTTTCCTTTTCTCTTCACCAGGAGTTCTTGGTCCTAAATTTCCTATTACTTAGTGGGTTCTatttttccttctattttttttagtaaCTTCTATTTTAACATTTCTGTAGAGACAAACAGTTTTTGAATGATAGGCTGGCAGAACGTGGCCTTGTAACTCCAGTTCTGAAGATCTCTGGTGTTTACTGCCGCACATAATGCCTCAGAAAAATGAATGGTGATAGAAAAAGAGCGATTCGCtgcaaaaatatatatattaaagGTGTTTTTGAACACATCTCAGAAgttggaattttaaaagttttatccTGTCTCGATCTCAGTAGCCATGAAAGCTTGAAACTTGCAGACCAGTCAGTAAGCAGAACGGTTTCTCTTTTCTGAAATGATTGAGATGGTAGTACTTGTCTCgtaaacacggagaaaaaaacctcgtgcgtgggacccgaagtctaagtcatatggatctctgaagttttcagattgagcatctgaatcatttaggtctagctgccgaggttcggatcacacatttgaaacttcagttcttgcatctgaagtaggtacttcagatgtgggaaccgaagttttttggatgtgagaaccgaagtttttcggatgtgaaaaccgaagtacttcagatgtaagaaccgaagtttcagatttgtgatccaaacctcagcagctggaccatAAGTGtccggatgctcaatccgaaactttcagagatccatatgacctaaacttcgggtcccacgcacgaagtttttttctccgtgtagatatTTTAAGGGTAACAGCCCCTCTTAACAGGAGCCCTCCAGAAGGctagtgccccccccccccctccaaaaagtCGTGATAATACGTAGGTAGATGCTCCACACCAACAGGCCCCCATGAGCTTGTAAATGTTTAGACCTTTGGTACCTACCTCAAAACCTTCCAGACCACGCTCATGCCTTCGTGTCCCcagctttttaaaatatttcctttAATATAGCTCGATTTTAGAGGTTCTCTTTGACTTTCACCCTTCACTTTTCTCGTGTACATAGAAAAATTTCCCTTTTCAATATTCCCGATATTCCTCACCTTGCGGGATCAGAACGGTTTCGACTTTCGTGTGGTCGAACGATGCCGTTGCGATGGCAGAAGATCGGTTCAGCTCCGGCTGTATCCACATGGAACACCGTTGGATTCGCGCCCTTGACCTTGGGGGCACCCCCCGACCCCCCGGGGGCGTCCCCGGCCGGCGCCGGCAGCCCCATCTGCGTCAGTCCCGCGTGTTGGAGCACACAGCGCGCGACTCCCACCAAGTGACACGTGAATCAGCTCTGCCCCCCCATCCCCACCCGCTGCTTTTTTAGTTTTGATCCAACGATTAAGCGATTAACAAACCGCAGCGAGTAAATCATgaagttatttttctttctctccgtGCGAATcatttttcacagctttatttctGCGACTACGAGGGTGCGAAGTGGCGCCTGGCGCCACTCCCAAAAAATTCGGGATGTGTAGGAATAGAGGAGGGGTAGGGCGTGACgaatcgttgaaatttttgattttaaaatctaGTCTCTCTCGATTTTAGTTCTCCATCGGACTCCTTTCGGGCATACTGCTAGGAACATTCGTATCCGATAGTCCTTCTGTGTTTCCCTCTCGGATGATTAATACGAATTAAAGACTGTATTTTGTTTAATCAGTCTGGAAAAGGTATGGGAATGTGTGGCAAGATATGCCAAATGGATGATAGAAGCCACATATCTCGGTTCGGAAAATTGCACACTGTTTTAAAGGATAATTCGACATCGCCTTTTTTATCgaaattgtgtgattttttttgttgcccttcgaatttccttcaaaaatttcatgcagaaatTTCCAGCCTCCAacactttgaaaatttacaaagtatcggaaattttgaaaatctgcaaCCGAGACCCGTGTTTTGTAGTTTTGACTGAGAAATATGATTGGAACGCACTTTAACGAGTTGTTCTAAAATTCGGAATTTCATATCGGGGAATTATTTCCAAACGTGAGGACTGAGGAAGAgagttatttctttttcaagagTAACTCTCTCGTGAATGACTTGACCCCATGACGTCTCTGAGATTCCTAGTGAaagggcctgttgcaaacttttgctagtgcagaatgaagagttgtttcttatagataatgcctcaaaaatcacgatgagcgcatcggcaaagtctgaaatgcactcataaattcacaatctgcgtaagaaaattgcgttattttgagcttcccgcttcaaaaacgataccactgcacaggtgaacattttgttagaggagtcgctccatcgtcggcaatattcatcatggccgacgcttgcgcagttcctcgcgtaattcgaggagagttcaaggtcaattaaggcgggcgaggaaaatatgaacgtaaacacgccgattgttatgtggtttaatcctgttcaggtgttatctcgtcccatcacacgtgttttggcggactggcgtcggccatgatgagtattgccgccaatggaacgactcctctaacaaaatgttcacctgtaccgtagtatcgttttcgaagcgggaagctcaaaaaaccgcaaatttcttacgcagattgtgaagttatgagtgaatttcagactttgccgatgcgctcatcgtgatttttagggcattatctgtaagaaacaactcttagttttgctctagcaaaagtttgcaacaggcccattcggaATTTCATATCGGGGAATTATTTCCAAACGTGAGGACTGAGGAAGAgagttatttctttttcaagagTAACTCTCTCGTGAATGACTTGATTCCATGACGTCTCTGAGATTCCTAGTGAAAATACAGGAAGTAGTTGGATTTTGCGGCCATTTTGCGCGTCATCAGATGACGTCATCAGGAACGGCACTAAATTTTAAGCTTTCTAGAAAACGTTACGAGATACGTGAAAAGGGATGAAGCTTTAGATCAGATGAGCCAAATAGCGAGTGTTTAGCAAAAGAGAACCAGATTTCTCGGAATACAAGAAGTTTGCCTGTTAAACACGGTTGGCAGAACTCCATGTTTAATATCATAAAGAACGCCTAGAGTGTCAACATTTTAATTTCTAAGATTTATTGGctatatttttttctcgtaGTTACTAATGAGGAAATCAAACTTACTTGAGGaataatgatttattttttacttgttgCTCTAactggttcctctctgtttgtTGGAAAATGAACAAAGAGAACCAAGTGATCCGTTGGATCCTCCGTGATCGCTTTAAGAGCGAAACTATAGCACGCGAGAAGAAGCCATACGGAACTTGCTTCACACGGTCTCTCACAGAGAGTTTTGCCAACTACCTTGCTAGCCAGACCCCTTGCTTCCCATAACACTCGGTTTCCTTTGAGGTTTAATTTAGTCTAATAATGTGG comes from the Bemisia tabaci chromosome 7, PGI_BMITA_v3 genome and includes:
- the LOC109039735 gene encoding rho guanine nucleotide exchange factor 12; the protein is METVARMARKLTPILQSSDDSHEDQAAQTHNDASKRCYSESDVDVDHHGLTYHTNSGSSSNSSLSTRSLESPSNSLETVTGGGVKSDSVNNSTSAPQWDSDAEAEPDPPDWTKNVPEDVLRSLSPREKKRQEVINELFHTERSHVRGLKVLDQIFYQPMKEAAVLPQDQIQLLFSNLEEMLVYHSGFNNCMKAKRRETPVVGDIGDLLLDMFDGAEGENFQKAAAVFCSRQQIALEALKERRRKDPKLNSFLTDAEGNPMCRRLQLKDIIPTGMLRLTKYPLLFENLAKYTRMERSEEEMRMVLRALERSKEILNYVNQAVREAEDQHRLADIQRKLDKTSFDKADHPMVAEFKSLDLTKHRLIHEGVLNWRIGGNRQKVIELHVVLLEDMIILLQRQDEKFVLKFHNTNSGGYLSPVIKVSHVLVRHNAVDKKALYLVNTSHNNAQIYDLVASSSSERKTDKQFLNDRLAERGLVTPVLKISGVYCRT